Part of the Aquimarina sp. TRL1 genome, ATATTTTCGAAACTTTCATTTTTGAATAGTAGGATATTATCAATCCATGCAATATATTGGCTAACATCTACTTGGCTGATTTTGATCTTTTTTCCAACACTACTAATCCTTGCTTTTTGATTAGGAGAAAGTCGTTTATCTGTATGTTGATCAAAACGCTCTTTGTCTTTAAACACACCAACACTTCCTTCTATTAATACCACTTCAGAAAAAGAATCATTCGCATATGAAGAAACATTAAATTCCGTACCGAATACTTCTGTATTAATTCCGTTAGTAGCTACAATGAATGCATCTTCAGGATTTTTGGCAACCTTAAAATAAGCTTCTCCTTCCAGAGATACTTTTCTGGTAGTACCAGCTATAAAACTAGAAGGGAATGTCAATGTCGATCCGGCATTGATATGTACAATGGTTCCATCTGATAATTCAATTTGTAGTTTTCTGCCTTTAGGAACTCTTAATGTGTTAATAATCACTTCCTCTAGTTCATTTTGCTGCTGGTAGGTAAGTTTGCTTCCTTTTTGTACACTTACCGTCATTCCATTTTCGTCTTTGATTTCTTTAAAAGTATCTTCGACTTTGATCATACTGACACTACCATCGCTAAGCTCTAAGCTTATTTCTGTAGTAATATCTTCAAGCTTTAATTCTGTTTTATCAGTAAAGAAGGTTGTGCAAAAAGCAATTCCAACAATCGCAGCAGCATATTTGGTGTACTGACCAAGTCTGGAAATAAACCCTCGGGTGTTATTTTTCTTTTGTATGAAGTTGGAAAAAGCTTTGTCTTTATCAAAATCATTTTTCCCTAATTGAACATAGTGATCAGTAACGGCATATTGTTTAAATAATTCTCGATTTTCTTTTTCTTTTAACCAGGTATTAAACAGGGCTGTCTCCTCCTCAGATAATTCTCCGTTGAGGTATTTTATTATTTGATTTATTTCTAAATCTTTCCCTTTTTCCATTGTTAATAATTGTCTATATTTATAGCTAAGACTGTTAATTTTTTCAATACCCTTATTTTTTAGTTAAAAATTTTAATATTTATTTAAATTTGCCGTGACTTTTTGTTAATCTAGCGTTAAATTTTAGCTATTAAAAAAACATACTACTCATAGAAAATAATACCCAAATAGAAGAATTAAAAAAAGGAAATGAGTTTGTGTATAGGCATATTTATGATCTGTATTACAATGAGTTATGTTTGTATGTGCTAGGGTATACAAAAGAGCGGGCACAGGCAGAAGACATTGTTCAGAATGTGATGTTGAGTGTCTGGAAAAACAGGAAAAAACTTAAGGTAAAAACTTCTTTAAAAAGTTATTTATATAAGTCGTGTTATTATGAATTTGTTGATTCATATAAAAAAAGAAGGAATGAATTAAGCTTTATCGATCAAACAAAAATGGAAGCGTTGGATGTCTTTATAGAAGAAGATGATGAATACATTCAGAAACGGATAAAAGATGTACATGCGGAAATAGAAAATCTCCCTCCAAAATGTAAGCATGTTTTCGTGTTGGCTAAATTTCAGGGACTGAGGTATAAAGAGGTAGCAGAGCAACTAAATATCTCCGTAAAAACAGTAGAAGGGCAAATGACAAAAGCAATGACAAGATTAAAAGATAGGTTAGGACGTTAATTAATTTCTTCTATTGTATATAGACCATATGAATACACAGGTCACAGATAAGTTTATACTAAATCATGTGTAAAATACATAAAGAGATCATGGGGAATTGATATGCAAAAAAGCCCCACCTTCCCTAATAAAATAAATTGACAGGTACTTACTATCTATTAATAGGGGTAATAATGAGTTATTCCTTTAATACAAGAGTTCCAAAGGTGTTTGCGTTGTTTTTTAAGGATTGGTATTCTTCTTCATAAATAAAGACAGAGCCAATTTTGGAAGTGTCCGATGAGGTGTCTACATCGTTATATGCGATCATAAAACCTAATTTTTGATCTTTTTGCAATATGACCTGATCATTGACACCGTTTTCTTTATAAGATTGATCATATATGGTAATCTTAAATTCCCAGGTAGTTACATCATTAAAGGAGTTTTTCTGGGATTG contains:
- a CDS encoding RNA polymerase sigma factor, encoding MYRHIYDLYYNELCLYVLGYTKERAQAEDIVQNVMLSVWKNRKKLKVKTSLKSYLYKSCYYEFVDSYKKRRNELSFIDQTKMEALDVFIEEDDEYIQKRIKDVHAEIENLPPKCKHVFVLAKFQGLRYKEVAEQLNISVKTVEGQMTKAMTRLKDRLGR
- a CDS encoding FecR family protein, whose protein sequence is MEKGKDLEINQIIKYLNGELSEEETALFNTWLKEKENRELFKQYAVTDHYVQLGKNDFDKDKAFSNFIQKKNNTRGFISRLGQYTKYAAAIVGIAFCTTFFTDKTELKLEDITTEISLELSDGSVSMIKVEDTFKEIKDENGMTVSVQKGSKLTYQQQNELEEVIINTLRVPKGRKLQIELSDGTIVHINAGSTLTFPSSFIAGTTRKVSLEGEAYFKVAKNPEDAFIVATNGINTEVFGTEFNVSSYANDSFSEVVLIEGSVGVFKDKERFDQHTDKRLSPNQKARISSVGKKIKISQVDVSQYIAWIDNILLFKNESFENIMKKLERSYDVEITINNETIKKEKFTGQFDTESIENVLNTFRSNTLFSYEIKENQIIINP